From a single Candidatus Margulisiibacteriota bacterium genomic region:
- the dnaE gene encoding DNA polymerase III subunit alpha, whose protein sequence is MTFVHLHVHSEYSLLDGAIKIKDMVQRVKELGMPGIALTDHGNMHGTIEFYQAAKKAGIKPIIGCELYLSRRTRHDKDPQLDKSSNHLTLLAKNNAGYKNLLKLVSLAYMEGLYYKPRIDWELLAKYSEGIICLSGCMAGVLCENILQNNGQEAESEAIKLKNIFGDDFYLEIQDHNIPEQQTINAHLLKMSSNLNIPLIATNDSHYINKEDAKLQDALLAIQTGKTLDDKDRMQFSTQEFYLKTAEEMSKLFAYAPSSISNSLEILDKCNLEIELDRQILPQFIVPDGFTEASFLKKLAWEGLNQRYKTINEKIQQRFDYEMEVINNMGFAAYFLIVSDFISYAKKNEIPVGPGRGSAAGSIIAYSLGITNINPLQFDLLFERFLNPERISMPDIDIDFCIDNRYKVIEYTKQKYGNDHVAQITTFGRMAARLAIRDVGRVLGVPLSDIDKVTKLIPSIGSSIGKALEENKELRQIYDSRADIKEVIDMAMKLEGIARHTGIHAAGIVISKDPLMEDVPLIEKDGQLVTM, encoded by the coding sequence ATGACTTTCGTACATTTACATGTTCACAGTGAATATAGTCTTCTTGACGGTGCTATTAAAATAAAAGACATGGTGCAAAGAGTTAAAGAACTTGGCATGCCCGGGATTGCTTTAACAGACCATGGCAACATGCATGGAACAATTGAATTTTATCAAGCAGCTAAAAAAGCAGGCATAAAACCGATCATCGGCTGCGAACTATATTTATCTAGAAGAACCAGACATGACAAAGACCCACAACTTGATAAAAGCTCCAATCACCTCACCTTATTAGCAAAAAATAATGCAGGATATAAAAACCTTCTTAAGTTAGTGTCTTTAGCTTATATGGAAGGACTGTATTACAAACCAAGAATTGATTGGGAACTACTAGCAAAATATTCTGAAGGTATAATTTGTTTGAGTGGTTGTATGGCTGGAGTACTCTGCGAAAATATTCTGCAAAACAATGGACAAGAAGCAGAGTCAGAAGCAATAAAACTTAAAAATATTTTTGGAGACGATTTTTATCTTGAAATTCAAGACCACAATATACCAGAACAGCAAACCATTAATGCTCATCTGCTCAAAATGTCGTCCAATCTAAACATTCCACTAATAGCAACAAATGACTCTCATTATATCAATAAAGAAGATGCCAAATTACAAGATGCTTTACTTGCCATACAAACTGGAAAAACCCTCGATGATAAAGATAGAATGCAGTTTTCAACTCAAGAATTTTACTTAAAAACAGCCGAGGAAATGTCGAAATTATTCGCCTACGCACCTAGTTCAATTTCTAACTCTTTAGAAATACTCGACAAGTGCAATTTGGAGATTGAGCTAGACAGGCAAATTCTTCCCCAATTTATAGTACCGGATGGATTTACCGAAGCTTCCTTTCTCAAAAAACTCGCTTGGGAGGGATTGAATCAAAGATACAAAACAATTAACGAAAAAATACAACAAAGATTCGATTACGAAATGGAAGTTATTAATAATATGGGCTTTGCTGCTTATTTTCTTATTGTCAGTGACTTCATTTCTTATGCTAAAAAAAACGAAATACCCGTTGGCCCAGGCAGAGGAAGTGCTGCAGGAAGTATTATTGCTTACTCTTTGGGCATAACCAATATTAATCCCTTGCAATTTGATTTACTTTTTGAAAGGTTTTTAAACCCCGAAAGAATCAGTATGCCTGATATCGATATAGATTTTTGTATAGATAATAGATACAAAGTAATTGAATATACTAAGCAAAAATACGGAAATGACCATGTTGCCCAAATCACCACCTTTGGGAGAATGGCCGCCAGGTTAGCCATAAGAGACGTAGGAAGAGTTCTGGGCGTTCCGCTCTCAGACATTGATAAAGTAACAAAACTTATACCAAGCATTGGTTCTAGCATAGGAAAAGCCTTAGAAGAAAATAAAGAACTAAGACAAATATATGATT
- a CDS encoding response regulator: MTKTLLIVDDESSIRWIIKVAFEQDNIRIVEAANGEEGVAAALQISPDLIIMDYKLPGINGWEATKKIKASLPNSIIIGHTGYANEENKKQGFESGCTEILHKPVDLEEWEEVISKYLSK, encoded by the coding sequence ATGACTAAAACTCTTTTAATTGTTGATGATGAATCCTCTATCCGTTGGATAATCAAAGTTGCCTTTGAACAAGACAATATCAGGATTGTTGAAGCAGCCAATGGCGAAGAAGGCGTTGCTGCGGCTCTGCAAATATCCCCAGATTTAATTATCATGGATTACAAACTTCCAGGAATCAATGGATGGGAAGCCACTAAAAAAATCAAAGCCTCATTACCCAACTCAATTATCATTGGACATACTGGTTATGCTAATGAAGAGAACAAAAAACAAGGGTTTGAATCAGGTTGCACAGAAATACTTCATAAACCTGTAGACCTAGAAGAGTGGGAAGAAGTTATCTCTAAATATTTATCGAAATAG
- a CDS encoding HAMP domain-containing protein, translating to MISFSFNLAMVFSGFILFLLFYFGLLLIKNFNNFTILDEVSEDNPIIFFKQKLAIFLLSLAPIFVLDSLIRLMSSTNILPWNVYPFQGILAFAYIISMFSLINFALFNNGVTKKIFYSFLIVATPLSYFWIKTNILDGFFPVISNYFLVFVLKAIWVVIGLVVLVVIFNKRKQITEHEVVNMYMLSTTKYLLYFFLGNIIALGTTTMLMDYYFVFSSAISFGSLFFVFVMLTSDANSLDYYEKPYKIIKQKIVTRMMISITILIVVSLELVNYATIFIIQNELKYTKSQFFISIINDVNKEFYQTYDEVYASFSTYFKKYDSSQQLYYIGITLFNDMQHVKDLEKVLLLSKDSIPLLEVTKEHVNFNYTSPENITIYRPYVEAAAREGVRFSFNQPNNLMEITKVIKDQNDEIIYYVISFFKPIGLFTKINQHTFSPDGEILILNNKYEKLYSTETSESLKSELHKGNFFEIFGKNELTGLNILVRQPEKFAFSGIQKAQYNSFFFTIIAIIVFLIIAFAYMKTIEAPIKRLQKGAKAVGDGDLSYEIIIKEKNEFFELATAFNKMVGDLKNMQQEQIKQEQILSVSRMGVALNHEINNPVATITMGAQLSNKMLKNLEKECTGKLKSQLDTIQKTNEQIITESKRISKILKDIQEITNPIIEDYVDGTKMVRVKFD from the coding sequence ATGATTTCTTTTTCTTTTAACTTAGCAATGGTTTTTAGTGGGTTTATCTTATTCCTACTATTTTACTTTGGTCTGTTGTTGATAAAAAACTTCAACAATTTTACAATACTAGACGAGGTCTCTGAAGATAATCCAATAATATTTTTTAAACAAAAACTAGCAATATTCCTACTATCGCTTGCTCCAATTTTTGTCTTAGATTCTCTGATTCGACTAATGTCATCTACAAATATCCTGCCTTGGAATGTCTATCCCTTTCAAGGAATACTAGCTTTTGCTTATATTATTTCCATGTTCTCTCTAATTAATTTTGCTTTATTTAACAATGGAGTTACAAAAAAAATCTTCTATAGTTTCCTTATCGTGGCAACACCTTTGAGTTATTTCTGGATTAAAACCAATATATTGGATGGATTTTTCCCTGTTATCTCAAATTATTTCTTGGTTTTTGTTTTAAAAGCTATCTGGGTAGTCATCGGTTTGGTTGTGCTTGTCGTTATCTTTAATAAAAGAAAGCAAATCACTGAACATGAAGTTGTGAACATGTATATGCTTTCTACTACCAAGTATCTACTTTACTTCTTTTTAGGAAACATAATTGCTCTTGGTACAACAACAATGCTAATGGATTACTATTTCGTGTTTTCTTCTGCCATCTCATTTGGTTCACTTTTCTTTGTCTTTGTAATGCTAACCTCTGACGCAAATAGTCTAGATTATTATGAAAAACCTTATAAAATCATTAAACAAAAAATTGTAACAAGAATGATGATCTCGATTACAATCTTAATCGTTGTATCGCTTGAACTAGTTAACTATGCCACGATTTTTATTATCCAAAATGAACTAAAATACACAAAAAGCCAATTCTTCATCTCGATTATTAATGACGTAAACAAAGAATTCTATCAAACATATGATGAAGTTTATGCTTCTTTCTCTACTTATTTCAAAAAATATGACTCATCCCAACAGCTTTATTATATTGGAATAACTCTTTTTAATGATATGCAACATGTGAAAGACTTAGAAAAAGTATTGCTACTAAGCAAAGACAGCATCCCCTTGCTGGAGGTCACCAAAGAACATGTAAACTTCAATTACACTTCGCCGGAAAACATAACAATATACAGACCATATGTGGAAGCAGCAGCTAGGGAAGGTGTTAGGTTTTCCTTTAATCAACCTAACAACTTAATGGAAATCACTAAAGTTATAAAAGATCAAAATGATGAAATCATCTATTATGTTATAAGTTTCTTTAAACCCATTGGGTTGTTTACTAAAATTAACCAACACACCTTTAGCCCTGATGGGGAAATACTTATACTTAACAATAAATACGAAAAACTTTACTCTACAGAAACCTCAGAAAGCCTTAAAAGCGAATTACATAAAGGCAACTTCTTTGAAATATTTGGCAAGAATGAACTTACTGGGCTAAATATACTTGTTAGACAGCCTGAAAAATTTGCGTTTTCTGGAATTCAAAAAGCTCAATATAACTCGTTTTTCTTTACTATTATTGCCATTATCGTATTTTTGATTATTGCCTTTGCCTATATGAAAACAATAGAAGCCCCCATCAAAAGGCTTCAAAAAGGTGCGAAAGCTGTGGGAGATGGTGACTTAAGCTATGAAATAATAATTAAAGAAAAAAATGAATTCTTTGAACTAGCCACTGCATTTAATAAAATGGTGGGTGATTTAAAAAATATGCAACAAGAGCAAATCAAACAAGAACAAATACTCTCTGTCAGTAGAATGGGAGTTGCTCTAAACCATGAAATAAACAATCCAGTTGCAACAATCACAATGGGCGCTCAACTTTCCAACAAAATGCTCAAGAATCTAGAAAAAGAATGCACAGGGAAATTAAAATCACAACTAGACACGATTCAAAAAACAAATGAACAAATAATCACCGAATCAAAAAGAATATCAAAAATCTTAAAAGACATTCAAGAAATAACTAACCCAATTATAGAAGACTATGTTGATGGCACCAAAATGGTAAGGGTAAAATTCGATTAA